One part of the Eucalyptus grandis isolate ANBG69807.140 chromosome 10, ASM1654582v1, whole genome shotgun sequence genome encodes these proteins:
- the LOC104423852 gene encoding pentatricopeptide repeat-containing protein At1g11290, chloroplastic: protein MGSDFAARILKQTATRRGHPSPSSSSSPFAVTRAFSLHCAEDESEFSFNSRHPLHFDGSTPSERHEFLRTPRALSRLISCCAKWASLDAGAQLHSVVVKMGFASNVYLCSALVDMYGKCGRISRARDLFEELGERSAVTWNSLISGYLHVGWPRIAVDLFLKMLEAGIAPTPHSGSTVLVACAQLRDSDIGRQMHALGLKAGFGRNVVFGTGLIDMYSKCSKLEDSRRVFDRMACRNDITWTTMITGHAQSEQPSEAMILLRGMMRQDLRPNYVTYNSVLCSLSNPDYSNWCKQVHCRVIVAGFESNMYIAVTLVAVYSECGCSLEDFRKVCLGVRIWDQISWNAVITGYANLDDGKEAVNCFCKMREAGICTDFFTFASTLKAVGSFSALEEGKQIHALILKSGHASHMYVQNGLVSVYARCGTLGDAEKVFSSMEERDVISWNTLLSSYAHHGFGGEAVEVFERMRRTDIKPDSTTFLAVLTACGHVGLVEKGLEFFSLMRSSDFLEPPKLEHYATIVNLFGRAGHLEEAEEFVHGMPVKPGPSVYKALLSSCRIHGNKEIALRSAKKLLELCPDDPATYVLLSNVLLTGCEWIDAAEIRALMCDRRVQKKPGSSWL, encoded by the coding sequence ATGGGATCGGATTTCGCCGCTCGTATCCTGAAGCAAACGGCAACAAGAAGGGGCCacccatctccttcttcttcttcctctcccttcgCCGTGACGAGAGCCTTCAGCCTCCACTGCGCAGAAGACGAGAGCGAGTTCTCCTTCAACAGTCGCCACCCGCTTCACTTCGATGGCAGCACTCCGTCAGAACGACATGAATTTTTACGGACACCTCGCGCGCTCAGCAGGCTCATCTCTTGCTGCGCCAAATGGGCCTCGCTTGACGCCGGGGCTCAGCTCCATTCCGTCGTCGTCAAAATGGGTTTCGCTTCGAACGTCTACCTGTGCAGCGCTCTCGTCGATATGTACGGCAAGTGCGGTAGAATCTCGCGCGCCCGTGACCTGTTCGAGGAGCTCGGCGAGAGGAGTGCGGTCACTTGGAACTCCTTGATCTCCGGCTATCTTCACGTGGGTTGGCCGCGGATCGCCGTGGACTTGTTTCTGAAAATGCTCGAAGCGGGAATTGCTCCTACGCCGCACAGTGGTTCCACTGTTTTGGTGGCTTGTGCTCAACTCAGAGACAGCGATATCGGCAGACAGATGCATGCGTTGGGTTTAAAAGCAGGGTTTGGGCGTAATGTTGTCTTCGGGACTGGCCTGATCGACATGTACAGTAAATGTTCGAAATTGGAAGATTCAAGGAGGGTTTTCGACCGGATGGCGTGCAGAAACGATATTACCTGGACGACCATGATCACCGGGCATGCGCAGAGTGAACAGCCAAGTGAGGCGATGATATTACTGAGAGGGATGATGCGTCAAGATCTTAGACCAAACTATGTCACTTATAATAGCGTACTCTGCTCGCTTTCTAATCCAGATTATTCGAATTGGTGCAAGCAAGTTCACTGTAGGGTGATCGTGGCAGGTTTCGAGTCCAACATGTATATAGCAGTCACGCTCGTGGCTGTCTATTCCGAGTGCGGTTGTAGCTTGGAGGACTTTCGCAAGGTTTGTTTGGGTGTAAGAATATGGGATCAAATCTCATGGAACGCGGTGATCACTGGATATGCTAATCTTGATGATGGAAAAGAGGCCGTGAACTGTTTTTGCAAAATGAGAGAGGCTGGAATTTGTACAGACTTTTTCACATTTGCGAGCACTCTCAAAGCTGTAGGTTCTTTCTCTGCTCTTGAAGAGGGGAAGCAAATCCATGCTCTGATTCTTAAATCCGGGCATGCTTCTCACATGTACGTTCAGAACGGACTTGTCTCTGTGTATGCTAGATGCGGCACTCTTGGGGATGCGGAAAAGGTGTTCTCATCAATGGAAGAGCGCGATGTTATATCCTGGAACACATTGTTATCCAGCTATGCACACCATGGTTTTGGTGGGGAAGCTGTTGAGGTATTTGAGCGAATGAGGAGAACTGATATTAAACCGGATAGCACCACCTTCCTAGCTGTGCTGACAGCTTGTGGTCATGTTGGTTTGGTTGAGAAGGGACTTGAATTCTTTTCCTTAATGAGGAGCAGTGATTTTCTCGAGCCACCAAAATTAGAGCATTATGCTACTATTGTCAATCTTTTTGGTCGAGCTGGACATCTTGAAGAAGCAGAGGAATTCGTCCATGGCATGCCAGTGAAGCCAGGTCCCTCAGTCTACAAAGCTCTACTAAGCTCTTGCAGAATTCATGGAAACAAGGAAATTGCTCTACGATCTGCAAAGAAGCTTTTGGAGCTGTGTCCTGATGATCCTGCCACTTATGTTCTGCTATCCAATGTTTTGCTAACAGGATGTGAATGGATCGATGCTGCAGAAATACGGGCACTCATGTGTGACAGAAGAGTTCAGAAGAAACCAGGTTCTAGTTGGCTTTAA